The following DNA comes from Magnolia sinica isolate HGM2019 chromosome 18, MsV1, whole genome shotgun sequence.
taactcactacgcttagtgcACGGCTTAGTGTACCAAGTAAACTcactggggtccaccatgatttatataccTTATCCTCTCCCTCCATTTTAAGGGctttagcctaaaaataaaaaatatgcaatgttcaaaaccacaccataggaaacggttgaattaaacatctacctCTCCCTCCATTTtaagggctttagcccaaaaattaaaaatacgCAATGTTCAAAGCCACGCCATAGGAAACGgttgaattaaacatctaccattgaaaatttcttaagcgccgtagaagttttggataagcatatacttgttttttcccttcatccatgtctgtatgactttatcaacaggttagatgacaaataaacaacactgtggggcctaacaaggtttcaatggtgaaaatagtgatgattgatcattggatctgtcttatttttcagctcaatacCTATCGATGggttcgccaaatggatggatggatggacggtttgaatataacacatatctcatgatgggacccacgtaacttggtgatgtcaacgcACCAGCTAGGTGGCTTGTGTGCGGAACACCAACCAATCCGATTCCCACTCCAGCGAGAAATTGATCACTGTGAAGCTTTTACCCGGCGTCTTTTCAAAACGCTCCCACACTCTACTATGCCAGAGTAAACATttctgtacggacacactatttgcgGACGAAAATATTCTTCGTTTATGTGGCTGAacacctatggctacggttataatccgtagccatatgaaTTGATGCAATGATATTTTCGAGTCCGTACGAAATGGTTTACTTTGAAAAAGTAAAGTTTGAGAGCGCTTTCAAAAggcgctgggtaaaaggtggcgttTACAGTTGTCAATTTCTCCGGTCCAGCTGAGAACAAAGTAGGTGATAACCGGAACTCACCCAGACGGTGCGGCCCATCGcataggcccaccgtgatggatgtattctgtatccacacccttcatccgtATTTTCCCGattgttttagggtattatcttaaaaatgaaacagatccaatcaTAAAGTGGAATACggtggaaacagtggtgactgaacgccctaccattaaaagttCTTTGGGCGTACTTTAATGTTTCCGCAGTGTTCAAGGTCACGTAAGCaaggatgaagaaaaaaaaaagaagaaaagaaaaagaagaagaagcaaataacagcttgatacaaaacttatgtggcccattaatgtcCAATCACCGCTGTTTTATGTGGCATGGTCTACCAGATAATTTGTTCCGTTTAATTGGATTAATGTccgtaaaatgatatgaaaaaaacggatggacggcgtggatatagaatacatgaaggtgggccccacagtaagggacgcaccgtcttgggtgagtccgtGGTCTCACCCAATACGCTCCCACACCGGCGAGCCTCCTTATAAAAGCAACTTCTCAGATCCACTTTCCCTGCAGAACCTTCATCATCtttcccttctctcttctctttctgaGGTAGCAATGGCGGCTTCTTCTCCTCATTCCTTTCTCCTCCAAAACCCAACCCATCCCACCAACGACTACTTTTTCAAAAGACCCACTTCCCCAAACGGCTACTTTTTTAAGAGACCTAATTCCAAGAAGCCCCTCTCCATCACTTGCACAACCCTCTCCTCATCCTCTTCTCCATCTTCCTCTGTCTTACCTTCCTTCACTGATGAGTCCAAGATCCTCAAGGAAAGGATCTTCAACTTTGCCGCTGGGCCCGCGACGCTGCCCGAGAATGTCATCCTCAAGGCTCAATCGGAGCTTTACGATTGGCGTGGGTCTGGCATGAGCATCATGGAGATGAGCCATAGAGGTAAGGAATTCCTCTCTGTTATACAAAAGGCCGAATCGGATCTACGTGCCCTCTTGAAGATCCCCGATGATTATGACGTGCTTTTCCTGCAAGGCGGGGCCACCACCCAATTCGCGGCAATCCCGTTGAATATCTGTACGCCTGATGATCCGGTCGATTACATCGTTACCGGTTCCTGGAGTGATAAGGCCTTCAAGGAAGCGCAGAAATTCTGCAAGCCTAACGTCATCTGGTCAGGGAAATCAGAAAAATACACAAAAATCCCTTCTTTTGATTCTCTTGATCAAAACCCAGATGCCAAATATCTGCATATCTGTGCAAACGAGACTATCCACGGTGTCGAATTCAAGAATTACCCAACACCCAAATCGAAAGATGCAATTTTGGTCGCTGACATGTCGTCGAATTTCTGTTCTAAGCCGGTCGATGTCTCAAAGTTCGGTTTGATCTACGCTGGTGCCCAGAAGAACGTGGGCCCATCAGGGGTCACCATCGTGATCATCAAGAAAGATCTGATCGGGCACGCCCAGGGGATCACTCCTGTGATGCTCGATTACAAGATCCACTCGGAGAACAAATCACTCTACAACACGCCGCCGTGCTTTGCAATTTATATCTGCGGGTTGGTTTTCGAGGATCTGTTAGAGCAGGGCGGATTGGAGGAGATTGAgaggaagaatatgaagaaggCAGGGATCCTCTATGATGCTATCGATGGGAGTGGTGGATTTTACAGGTGCCCTGTTGATAAGTCAGTGCGGTCGTTGATGAACGTCCCATTTACCCTCGAGAAGTCAGATCTGGAGGCGGAGTTCATCAAGGAAGCAGCCAAAGAGGGTATGGTCCAGCTCAAGGGTCACAGATCGGTGGGTGGTGTCCGTGCTTCAATCTATAATGCAATGCCTTTGGCTGGTGTTGAGAAGTTGGTGGCTTTCATGAAGGATTTTCAGACTAAGCATGCTTGATCCAGGCAATGTGGCGTAAAATTCTGTTAGAGTAGTTTATGGATTTATGTcatattgtgttttttttttttttttttcctttctttccctttttaaatctttttggattgtatttaaattgcatttgatACAAATCTGAGTATGGTTGTGATGCCCGATGGGCAGATTTTAATCAAAATTTAGCCTGGGTTGTTATAAAATGGCCTTTTATTGATTGTTTTATGGTCTGCATTAGGTTGAACTTGGTTGcgtcaaatatcatgaaatcttatgatatttcatgattaatcagtttaCTTTGTTGcgaaatatcatgaaaatatcattatatttggggcaaccaaacacacccttagtcaAATTGTGAATCTTATTAGTTTTTCTTTGCGATAATTGCATGAGTAGTATGTAGATCTAGATCAATGTAACAGTATGAGGGCCCATTTGGAACTCCACCCAGATTGGCATCTGTTCCATGTTTTTCAGCAGACAGAAATGCCTAGTGCTGGGGAGGAGAGGAAAATCAAAAGCAGACAACATTACAGTTGGATTGGAAGTCTGCTCAAGTTGAGATAAGAACAGATAGAATCCATTCTTTTCTCATTCCCACTTTCAAAGTAGTGAGAGAGGGAATTGGGATCAGTTCTGGTTTTTCAGCAGAGACAATTGACTTTTGTTGGGTTGGAGATGAAATAGGAAGCAGAATGCAGAACATAGATCAGCACTGTAACAGCACAGGGACCCATTTGGAACTCTGCTTAATTCGGTATCTGTTCCAACTTTTTCAGCAGAGACAATCACCTCGTGTTGGGACTAATATGGAATGAATAGCAGAAGGTAGATCTAGAACATTGTAACAGCATTAGGAACTGTTTGGCAGTCACCCAGATTAGGACCAGTTCCACTTTTCTCAGCAGATCTGATCACATTGCGTTGAAGAAGGGATGTAATAGGAACCATATTATTTGAGGCTCTTGTTTCCCTACCTCTATCCTGCTACAAATCGCGAGTGGGATAAGAACAGATAGGTCCATTATTTTCTCATTCCCACTTTCAAAGTGGGGAGTGAGGGAATGAGGGGCAGAAGCTAGATATAGATATAGATCACCGAAACatcattagggcctgtttggatgcttgtacaAATCAGATCTGCTCCACTTTTTTCAATGGAGACAACCCCTTTTGTCCGGAGAGAGGAAATGGTAAGCAGGTAGGTAGGTCTTAGAGCGCAGTATGGAAACAGTTCCACTGTGCTAGAGGAAATAGAACAGTCCGAGAACTTGTTTGGAAGTCCGGCCAAATTGGAATTGGttccacttttttctttttcagcaGAGCTGCTTGCCTTCTGTTGTGGAGGAGAGGAAATGGGAACCTTATTATGCACATGGAATGAGGACACATAGAGTCCATTTTCTACCCATTCCCACTTTCAATTTGGACAGAGCTCATCCAGTCTACTGTAAACTGTGGTATTGGGTTTCTAATCAGGCACATCCAAATTAGGGGATTGCTCTCCAGTCTGCCAAATAATTGGGGAGCTTTCTAATGAGCCATAAGAAAGCACAAACTCTGAATTTTCTTTTCTGGTGATTGATGTAAATGAGAGATAGGGtttgattcattttatttatccATTATATTAGATTCATGAGGCcaaggttctttttttttttgctcagtTTGTAGATTTGGGGCATGGTTGGtctatccaatccattgatctgacAGCCCCCATCTTGGATGAACCATTCCCAAAAaatccccatcatggatggacaatTCCATTAAAGGCATGCAAACACATGATTAAAAAGAAGTGCATGACAAAGCCATATTGAATGTGGATGAAATACCaaagatttgatttgattgctaGGATCTTCTAATTAGGGAGACTTTGTGTGAATGCGTTGTCCGTGGTGGGGgccagatcaatggcttggatagaccagCCATGGCCCAATCTACAAACTGAGTTGTGCACAAGCAAAATTTCCCCATGCAAAATGAATAGGAAACTTGGCCTctacattcattttttttttaatttttttaattttttttaaaaaatccattaTATTTCCTTTCTCTATTTGGGATTTAATGGATTAGATTGTGGTctgtgtactttttttttttttttgaattctcaCTCTCTAGTAATGGATCCATACTCTTCTCAATTGCTAAGCAGCACAAATAAGTAGGATGTGCTTGGGTGTCAACAGGAAGGCAGGATTCTCAGTTAGCGAAGGCCGGAGGAGTACTGTGTTCTGCCTTCCTCACTTGCCTCAAATGCAAGCAGAAACAGATGGTTCTGCCACCTGATATTTAGGTAACATCTAAATGCACCCTAAAGCATCTTGACAGGAACTGAGATATTGCTTTTCATTCGTCATGTTATATTTTGATTCTTTTACATGACCATTTAATGGATATCCGTTGAACTTGATATAATCTGGAGGTATTAGTTTTGCCAATTCTATCTGTATCAGTGACTCAGTTTATCCATGGTTCCTCTTCGCAAAAAAAATTTTCCTGAAAATTTCATGGGAAAGAAGTTACTTCGAAGTCAGATTGGTTCAGTCCTGCATCGTCGCATTTATTTCCTCCTATCTTGTGGTTTGTAGCTTCATCTGATGAAAAATCGAGTACATGATTTTGTTCTTTTGGTACCTTGAGATTGATGAAGTACATCCATTGATCAATGATCATGACCACAATCTAGCTTTATGCATGATGGATATTTGTTAGTGGCTTGTTTTCAGTCTTATCTGATCAAATAGATGGtgggtttgtttggatgcactatcagaTGTAATTGCATATGTTAGTGTAGTAAAGTGGATTAACCAGATTGATCCTAGCAGTCATGAGTTGGAATTATGTTTCTTTTGAATTTAATTCAAACGGATTGCTTCCTCATTAAGAACAGAACAGTAACATCATTAGTTTTTTTGTCCTTCTTCTCACAAGACCAGTCATGTTTCAatcagttgtgcatccaaacgcagccaaaAGATTTTCATCCATTCACTGAATTGCACAGATGAGCAATTGAGCATAAATAATCTCAACAGATGTTCATGTGAGGAAAAAAGATTCTGGCATGCGCTTCGGTCACTCATTCTGCAATATAGGTGGTCCACCCAAGTAGATAAAGGGTTGCCATACTCTGATGAGGTCCGTGAACAATCAGTGGGAGCACGTTTCTTCAACACGCTTGTGTGAGGATTAACAGTTTCCTTTGTTGCGTAAGTATTTTTAATGTCCTTGTTCGTTTACAGGAGAAAAATCTAGTGCTAAATGCATTTATCTAGGCTACTTATCAAGCCCTCAATCTCCTTAACATGTGGCACATATCTACTCCTTAACATGTGGCACATATCTACGAAATCCAATCCGCTTCATCTATTGTTCTCTACTATTTGGAAGATATCTAAGTTACCCTAGTCATCATCAGTTCAAGTTTTTTTCTTTCGTAAAGCATTGAACATTAACCTTTAGTTGGACCTTTTTCCTACAGCTCATTCACAATCATCAAGATTGTCCAATCAGAGGCTAGGATCACCCGACCACAGCGATTTATAGGCACCAACAGATGAAAAGCCTAGATTTCATATTTCTGTACCCTCGTGTATGTATAATGAATGTGTGATGATGCATTGTCCTCAGCAGCACCATTCCCATCGTGGTCTTAGCAATTTGAGTGTTTTTCCTTagcaccaccaccaccttatGTGTTTCTTATGTCTCATGCTTGCAATATCAAGGCATTCTTCTTAGTAAATGATATGGGAGAGCCACTAGAACTGAAGCATGGTAGAGTTCCCTCTGCACCTACATGTGGTAGGAGAATGAGCCAATCATAGCCGTCCATATAGTGGACGCTACTGTACAGTTGTACCCACATTCTTGCCTGGTTTTGTGCTTGGAAACACCTTGACCACAAGAAACACTTGGCAAATGATGACTGTCAACCTCTGTGGTAAGTACagccgagattttgaaaatcttgccaTATTATTGAGAGAAATCAATTAGATGATCTTATCATGATAATATAGCAAGATTTTTGAAATATCGGCTGTTTCTTAATTTTATCATGATTATTTTTCCCTATATTAACATGTAAATTGTTAGAATTTTACGTAGTTAATGATATAAGAGAAGGTCTCATGTCCAACCGGTTGAAACCACAAGTTATTGTCCATCCAGTGGATAGCTTCTAAAATATAAAGTGAATGCGAGATCCAACCCTTGATGataggttgggcccaccatgaggatcacctagtgcaaaaatcagacccatctactcattaagtgggtcacatcacagaaaacaatgtctagccattgataaatagaaaaataggtATCTCACTAAAttagtggatgtggctgatttttccACAAGGAGATCCTCATTTTGGGGGAAACTTATTAGATGGATTGGATATTGCGaatacatgaaaggttggaagctaTCTGCTGGGTCGATTGTAACTTGTGCTCCAACCAGTTAGACATGAGACCTTCTCATTATATAATTACATTTTAAAGATCTAAAATAATTCATTAAttgcaataaatatttttaattttttattttttgcaaaaattTTGCAATAATATACTAGAAAAggccccaaaatttaaaaatctctTGAAAAATTCCCAGGAACATGATTTGCCAATAGGCTATCAAGCCGCCGTACATGATATTATACACTACTCAAAACCAAATGCAAACAACTCCCTTccaactaaaaaagaaaagaaacctgtCTTACTCATGTACCCACAACTTAATCCCAATCAACTAATTGCTTTATCCAGCTAATAGGTGGCATGTATGATGCATGATGCGTCAGGCTCCCATAACTCCTAACTGATAAAGAAACCTAATCTCTATAATATATAACATGAGTAGTGCTTCAAATTTACTCTTGCGATTAGTCATGGGGAGGGGTGTGAATGGTAATTTTGGGATGTGACTAGCCCTTCAACTGATGGTATTTTTGTCTTTTGAATTCATGgattcataagatgaacctgcCCTAACTTCTCTTTGCATGTAACCTGCACAGAAGCATAGATAAGGGAGACTTTGCAACAAaggcttagtggggcccaccactatgAATATGTGGCATCTATACTATACATATGTTgcgccagctcatgttaggatgtcaGACCCAAAgcgaggtagatctaaagcttggGTGGGCtacaaaaataggaaaaaagtGCATatacactcaccattgaaaccattttgagcACCCTTTTTCTCTTTGCGTCAGCTCATACATGCTTATAGCTACACCTTTCTCCTCTGtctctcctttttattttatttttttgttctctCTGCTAATctctccatgtgcattgcatgttcatAGTCTCTAGTATAACAATAACTCTTATTACAATGGCATCCCACTTCGTAATCCTCAACAAGCCCCTGATTGTTAGAGTGTTTTGGTACAATCATTGTCCTGTAGCTACCACTCTCTCTACATCTCCAGCATCTTGATGGCCCAGCTCTTCTGTCTTTGTTTTAGAAGTCAGTGCTCTAGTACTCCCCCTTGGCACTGACTGCTTGCTCGACATGTCGAGCTGCCTTCTAAACTTAGAGAACTTCAGAAATAGTAACCTATTTAACAAACTATGCATAAGATGAGTCCACATACTTCGGGTTAGGTTCCGGTACAGTTAATGTTCTTCTTGGCTCTGACATCGTGTCACTCTCTGCCTCACAAAACTATTAAGGGTGCTCATCCTCTGTCGTACCACCGTGCTGTATATTCACTTAGGCTCTCTGGGTCTCCATGGATGAACTGGTGTATCCTGTACACCCTCATGATGGGAGACATCATCCTACTGTGCGTTTAATCCTTCAGTCTCTCTTAGTCAATTGGTC
Coding sequences within:
- the LOC131232798 gene encoding phosphoserine aminotransferase 2, chloroplastic-like: MAASSPHSFLLQNPTHPTNDYFFKRPTSPNGYFFKRPNSKKPLSITCTTLSSSSSPSSSVLPSFTDESKILKERIFNFAAGPATLPENVILKAQSELYDWRGSGMSIMEMSHRGKEFLSVIQKAESDLRALLKIPDDYDVLFLQGGATTQFAAIPLNICTPDDPVDYIVTGSWSDKAFKEAQKFCKPNVIWSGKSEKYTKIPSFDSLDQNPDAKYLHICANETIHGVEFKNYPTPKSKDAILVADMSSNFCSKPVDVSKFGLIYAGAQKNVGPSGVTIVIIKKDLIGHAQGITPVMLDYKIHSENKSLYNTPPCFAIYICGLVFEDLLEQGGLEEIERKNMKKAGILYDAIDGSGGFYRCPVDKSVRSLMNVPFTLEKSDLEAEFIKEAAKEGMVQLKGHRSVGGVRASIYNAMPLAGVEKLVAFMKDFQTKHA